The Streptomyces cathayae DNA segment CTCGGGGCGCGGCCAGCGGAACCCCTCGTAGGCGGTGGCGTAGTCGTCGCGGTGTTCCAGCAGGAAGTCCCGGGCCCTGCGGAACTCCTCGGTCGCCGTCGTCATCTGTCCTCCTCGGTGCCGGACCTTGCCGGGCGGCTCTCCCCCATCGTGTAATCCGTGATGCGGGTCCCACTCCACTACCCCCGAACAGGGGGTGGGTACGCGGGAACCGCACCGAAGGGACGAAGGAGCGACGAGGCGAAGGAGCGAGCGAACAGGTGACGGCTGATCCGGGGGGAGCGCCCGGCGCGGTCGGGCCCGGTGGCGCGGCGGCCCGCCGGGCGGGTGGTCGCCGCAGGTGTGCCGCGGTCCCGTACGGCCGCCATTACCGGTGTCCCGGGGCTTTGGATTTCATCCGCGCGGAGCGCTGTTATTTCCCTCACCACACCGTCTCTCCGAAATGAAAGGGCCTGTTGCCTAATATTGGCCAGGACACGACACAGGAGGGGAGCGGTGACTGTGCGAGGGGACTTCAAGGAGCCTGCCAGGTGCCGCCCCGACCTGGTCATCGGCCGGGAGGAACCGTTCGCCGAGGCGCGCGGACAGCTCGCCCGAGGGGGCAGTGTGCTGCTCCACGGGCCCGCCGGAATAGGAAAGTCGACCGTGCTGCGGGCACTTGCGGCGGAAAACGCCGGCGCGGCGCCCACGGTGTTGCGCTGCTCGGCCACCGAGTCCGAATCCCATCTCCCGTTCCTGGCGCTGGCCGATCTGTTCGGTCTGGTCCTGGACCGGGTCTCCGGTGCGCTGCCCGCCGCGCAGCGCACCGCCCTGGAGTCGGCGCTCACCGGCCGCGGCGAGTCGACCCTCCAGCGGGACGGTCTGGCGCTGCGCCTGGCGGTGCTGTCCACCCTGCGGGCGCTCGCCGCCGAGGGGCCCGTCCTGGTCGTGGCCGACGACCTGCAGTGGCTGGATCCGGCCAGCGCGGAGCTTCTCGGGTTCGCCGCGCGGCGCCTCGGCGACACCCCCGTGCAGATGCTGTGCGCGGTGCGTACGGAGGGCCTGGAGGAGTACGACCGCCATCTGCGGGCCTGCCCGCCGGACACGCGCGTGGTGCGGCTGGGCCCGTTCTCCCGTGCCCAGGTGTCCACACTGCTCGACCACCGCGGTTACACGGGCCTGTCCCGCACCACCGTCCGTGACATCCACCGCACCAGCGGCGGCAACCCGCTCTTCGCCCTCGAACTGGGCCGCGCCCTGGCCGAGAGCCCGACCCGTCCCCGCCCCGGTGAGCCGCTGCCGGTGCCGACCTCGCTGCGGGCCCTGGTGCTCAGCCGGCTGGAGATGCTGTCGGACGAGGCGCGCCGCACCCTGCTGGTGGCCAGCGTCGGCGCCCGCCCCACCCCGGTGCTGCTGCGCGCGGCCGGCCGGGAGCACGCCGAGGAGGAGACGGCCCAGGCCGCCGCGCTGGGGCTGCTGGCGACGGACCCGGAGGAGCCGACTCTGCGTTTCGCGCATCCGCTGATCTCGGCCGCGCTGTACGCGGAGGCCCCGGCGCACGAGCGGCGGGCCGCGCACGCCGCGCTGTCCACGGCGGCCTCAGACCCCATCGAGCGGGCCCGGCATCTGGCCCTGGCCACCACCGGCACCGATCCGGAGGTGGCGGCCCGGCTCGCCGAGGCCGCCGCGCTGGCCCGGGACCGGGGGGCGCCCTCGGTCGCGGCCTCGCTGGGGCTGCTGGCCGCCCGCCACACCCCGGTGGACCCGTCGGCCGACGGCCCGCGGGCGGACCCGGCGTCGGGCGGCGGCGTGCCGGGTCGCGGCGTGCCGAGTCCGGACGAGCGGCGGCTGCAGGCCGCCGAGGACGCCATCACCGCCGGTGAGGTGGATCTCGCCCGGGACATCGCGCGCGAGGTGCTGACCCGGGCCACGGTGCCCGCGGAGCGGGTGCGGGCGTGGATGGTGGTCATCGAGGCGGCCGGGCAGGCGCTCGGTGAGGTCGACGCGGTCTACCCGCAGGTGCTGGCGGACGCCGGCGACGACCCGCGGCTGCTCGCCCTGGTCCACTACCAGCTGGCCTGGCGGGAGGTGGTGGTGGACGGCGACTTCGCCAAGGCCCGGCTGGAGACCGCGCACGCCGCGGAGCTGGCCGCACGCGGCGGGGACCGGCGTACGGAGCTGATGGCGCTCGCCTTCCAGTCCTCCACCGAGACCCTGATGGG contains these protein-coding regions:
- a CDS encoding helix-turn-helix transcriptional regulator, whose amino-acid sequence is MTVRGDFKEPARCRPDLVIGREEPFAEARGQLARGGSVLLHGPAGIGKSTVLRALAAENAGAAPTVLRCSATESESHLPFLALADLFGLVLDRVSGALPAAQRTALESALTGRGESTLQRDGLALRLAVLSTLRALAAEGPVLVVADDLQWLDPASAELLGFAARRLGDTPVQMLCAVRTEGLEEYDRHLRACPPDTRVVRLGPFSRAQVSTLLDHRGYTGLSRTTVRDIHRTSGGNPLFALELGRALAESPTRPRPGEPLPVPTSLRALVLSRLEMLSDEARRTLLVASVGARPTPVLLRAAGREHAEEETAQAAALGLLATDPEEPTLRFAHPLISAALYAEAPAHERRAAHAALSTAASDPIERARHLALATTGTDPEVAARLAEAAALARDRGAPSVAASLGLLAARHTPVDPSADGPRADPASGGGVPGRGVPSPDERRLQAAEDAITAGEVDLARDIAREVLTRATVPAERVRAWMVVIEAAGQALGEVDAVYPQVLADAGDDPRLLALVHYQLAWREVVVDGDFAKARLETAHAAELAARGGDRRTELMALAFQSSTETLMGHPDAPATIERALQEPQDPDVACHHNGAASARFRWLLMSDRLPEARRSITGLLREARRRGMVESEVHFLRLLADTELRSGHCGRALDLTRESLRLARDSGIGESASAMLASLAEASGGDVDRALALAREAADHAEVDGDQMYLSLALAALGYARLVAGDAAAAVRALRRVRELEHGMGINDPARGRWHGDLAEALVRIGEPGEAQELINVTRVHARRLNRLSVLAVLDRAEALVRAARGEHEAARVQLTSAQGRLAALGLGLEEARAAFALARLRARGPDPAPYDEAARLFRRCRALPWLRQVDAAVAAGPAAPESAPAAPATPAALDGLASMERQVASLVMEGATNREIAGRLFISVKTVEATLTRVYRKLGIRSRVDIVRLAAGRRTR